In one window of Acaryochloris thomasi RCC1774 DNA:
- a CDS encoding LysR family transcriptional regulator, which translates to MDQFSAMRAFTRVAATGSFSEASRQLGVAVSSVTRQVNALEAMLNTQLFNRSTRSVTLTPQGRRYYDKAILILQDVEAANLSVSEQDEIPRGLLRVSLPVAFGRLHIAPLLGDFLSQYPEMQLDLIFSDGLANPVEEALDLVIRICNLDRSGVNWILRKLTSHTRKVCASPSYLQEHGIPMHPDDLADHNCLCFSYSIGHDTWRFKRDSEICEVKVNGSLVANNSEVLRQLCLEGAGLILMPTWLIGEDICEGRLQTVLDDFQFYPHTDVDTGVYALYLPNRRHSLRVKTFVDYLTQRLSHSSASG; encoded by the coding sequence ATGGATCAGTTTTCGGCAATGCGAGCCTTTACAAGAGTGGCGGCGACCGGGAGTTTTTCAGAAGCCTCCCGGCAGCTTGGGGTAGCTGTTTCTTCAGTCACTCGCCAGGTGAATGCTCTAGAAGCGATGCTGAACACACAACTTTTCAACCGCTCGACGCGTAGCGTGACTCTTACGCCGCAGGGACGTAGATATTACGACAAAGCCATCCTCATTCTCCAAGACGTTGAGGCCGCGAATCTCTCAGTATCAGAACAAGACGAAATACCACGGGGATTATTGCGGGTCAGCTTGCCCGTTGCCTTCGGGCGGCTCCACATTGCGCCACTGCTGGGGGATTTTCTGTCTCAATATCCTGAAATGCAGTTAGATTTGATTTTCAGTGACGGACTTGCTAACCCGGTGGAAGAGGCGCTGGATCTGGTCATTCGGATCTGCAATCTCGATCGCTCCGGCGTCAATTGGATCCTTCGTAAGCTTACCTCTCACACTCGAAAGGTCTGCGCCAGTCCGAGCTACCTTCAGGAGCATGGCATCCCCATGCATCCGGACGATTTAGCGGATCACAATTGTCTCTGCTTTAGCTACTCCATTGGGCATGATACTTGGCGATTTAAGCGAGATAGTGAGATCTGCGAAGTGAAGGTCAATGGCTCTTTGGTCGCGAATAACTCAGAGGTTTTACGTCAGCTTTGTCTAGAGGGTGCAGGGTTGATTTTGATGCCCACTTGGTTGATTGGCGAGGATATTTGTGAAGGACGTTTGCAGACTGTCTTGGATGATTTTCAGTTTTACCCTCACACAGATGTTGATACTGGCGTTTATGCGCTTTACCTACCCAATCGACGCCACTCTCTGAGAGTGAAGACGTTTGTTGATTACCTGACTCAGCGACTTAGTCATTCATCTGCTTCTGGCTAG
- the glgX gene encoding glycogen debranching protein GlgX, which translates to MYLSLWPGKPYPLGATWDGKGTNFALFSEHATGVELCLFGKRGRETRIPLTEVRNFTWHGYLPSIGPGQRYGFRVHGPYDPKAGHRFNPYKLLIDPYAKALDGEIEFGPDLFGYAWEDHHEDISFSEIDDAHLVPKAIVIDEAFDWEGDQLLQTPWHETIIYEAHVKGFTQLHPEIPKRLRGTYAGLAHPAAISHLQSLGVTAVELMPVHHFLSQPGHLADKELQNYWGYDSIAFLAPHAGYVAGKAERQVQEFKEMVKALHRGGIEVILDVVYNHTGEGNQLGPTLSLRGIDNYTYYRLVEEDPRYYMDFTGCGNSLNVRNPQVLKLIMDSLRYWVLEMHVDGFRFDLATALAREFYSVDRLASFFDIIHQDPVLAEVKLIAEPWDVGEGGYHVGNFPLLWSEWNGKYRDTVRDFWRGEESGLAEFAYRLTGSSDLYQINGRRPHASINFVTAHDGFTLNDLVSYNEKHNRANGEDNRDGDSHSRSWNCGAEGETDDPAIIELRKQQRRNFLATLLLSQGVPMLVSGDEMGRTQGGNNNAYCQDNEISWIDWNLPEENEALLDFTRQLIDLRRRHPIFRRRKWFQGRAIHGSEVRDIVWFDVDGSEMTEEQWQDGFIKAIAILLNGEEIATMGERGERIIDDSFLMFFNAHHETLEFNLHPDLQAWEWSILINTTKPRFVQRGKRYLEDQPLAVAARSVMVLKRLGKLSAEEED; encoded by the coding sequence ATGTATCTATCGCTGTGGCCAGGTAAACCCTACCCTCTAGGGGCAACTTGGGACGGTAAGGGCACGAACTTCGCGCTGTTCTCTGAACATGCAACAGGTGTTGAACTCTGCTTGTTTGGCAAAAGAGGGCGCGAGACGCGCATCCCACTCACCGAAGTTCGGAACTTTACCTGGCATGGCTACCTTCCCTCCATTGGGCCTGGTCAGCGCTATGGCTTCCGGGTTCACGGTCCCTATGATCCAAAAGCCGGTCATCGGTTCAATCCTTACAAACTGTTGATTGACCCCTATGCCAAAGCATTAGACGGAGAAATCGAATTTGGTCCCGACCTCTTTGGATATGCTTGGGAAGACCACCATGAAGACATCTCTTTTTCAGAAATAGACGACGCGCACCTCGTCCCCAAGGCAATCGTCATCGACGAAGCCTTTGACTGGGAAGGTGATCAGCTTTTACAAACACCCTGGCACGAGACTATTATTTACGAAGCGCACGTCAAAGGATTTACCCAGCTACATCCCGAAATTCCCAAACGATTGCGCGGTACCTATGCAGGGCTTGCCCATCCTGCCGCCATCTCCCATCTCCAGTCTTTAGGGGTGACGGCAGTCGAGCTAATGCCCGTCCACCACTTTCTTTCCCAGCCAGGTCATCTTGCTGACAAAGAGCTGCAAAACTATTGGGGATACGACTCTATTGCCTTCCTCGCACCTCATGCTGGCTATGTTGCCGGCAAGGCCGAGCGACAGGTGCAGGAATTTAAGGAAATGGTCAAGGCGCTGCACCGGGGCGGCATTGAAGTGATTTTAGATGTGGTATACAACCACACAGGCGAAGGCAACCAACTGGGACCAACCCTCTCATTGCGCGGCATTGATAACTACACCTATTATCGCCTGGTAGAAGAGGATCCCCGCTACTACATGGACTTTACGGGGTGCGGCAACTCGCTCAACGTCCGTAACCCCCAAGTGCTGAAGTTAATTATGGACAGCCTCCGCTACTGGGTGCTAGAGATGCACGTCGATGGGTTCCGCTTTGACTTAGCCACGGCGCTGGCGCGGGAGTTCTATTCTGTAGACCGCCTGGCTTCGTTCTTTGACATCATTCACCAAGATCCAGTGCTCGCTGAGGTGAAGCTGATCGCTGAACCTTGGGATGTCGGCGAAGGCGGCTACCATGTGGGTAACTTTCCGCTGCTATGGTCCGAGTGGAACGGCAAGTACCGCGACACCGTGCGCGATTTTTGGCGCGGCGAAGAAAGTGGCTTAGCTGAATTTGCCTATCGGTTAACGGGCAGTTCTGACCTTTATCAGATCAATGGTCGGCGTCCCCACGCTAGCATCAACTTCGTGACCGCCCACGATGGTTTTACCCTCAATGATTTGGTTAGCTACAACGAAAAGCACAACAGGGCTAATGGCGAAGATAACCGAGACGGCGATAGCCATAGTCGCTCTTGGAACTGCGGCGCGGAAGGGGAAACAGATGATCCAGCGATAATTGAGCTGCGGAAACAGCAGAGGCGAAATTTTTTAGCCACGCTACTTCTGTCTCAAGGAGTGCCCATGCTCGTCAGCGGTGATGAGATGGGTCGCACTCAGGGGGGCAACAACAATGCCTACTGTCAAGACAACGAGATCTCTTGGATTGACTGGAATCTGCCAGAAGAAAACGAGGCGCTTTTAGACTTCACGCGCCAGTTGATTGATCTGCGCCGCCGCCACCCAATTTTTCGCCGTCGCAAGTGGTTTCAGGGGCGGGCCATTCACGGGTCTGAGGTCCGCGATATTGTCTGGTTTGATGTAGACGGCAGCGAAATGACAGAGGAGCAGTGGCAGGACGGATTTATTAAAGCGATCGCAATTCTCTTAAACGGCGAAGAGATTGCCACCATGGGCGAGCGCGGCGAACGGATCATTGACGACAGTTTTCTGATGTTTTTCAACGCCCACCACGAAACGTTAGAGTTCAATCTGCATCCTGACCTGCAGGCGTGGGAATGGTCTATTTTGATCAACACCACGAAGCCCCGATTTGTCCAGCGAGGGAAGCGCTATCTTGAAGATCAGCCGCTTGCGGTGGCAGCTCGCTCAGTCATGGTGCTGAAACGACTCGGCAAGCTCTCAGCAGAAGAAGAAGACTAA
- a CDS encoding AraC family transcriptional regulator encodes MHTTAINQLDLMRESTAKTLQGVCEPTLAIIVQGKKEVLLNDETYYYGVAQYLVVSVDLPICGFPVEATTSQPYLGLKLTLDPVQLCDIIAQVRPIKDKKENSVRGLFVNNADLPLIDCATRLTQLLDAPQDIPFLAPMIIREIYYRLLIGEQSEAVRQIATSGSTMQRIAEVLRQINVDFTKPLRVEALAEQANMSSSSFHRHFKEVTSMSPLQYQKQLRLLKARQMMLTESTDAAQTAYQIGYESPSQFSREYSRMFGAPPRRDIERLKS; translated from the coding sequence ATGCATACAACTGCCATCAATCAACTAGACCTCATGCGGGAATCTACCGCAAAAACACTTCAGGGGGTCTGTGAACCAACCCTTGCTATCATCGTTCAGGGCAAAAAAGAAGTATTGCTCAACGATGAAACCTATTACTATGGCGTTGCCCAATATCTAGTGGTTTCAGTTGACTTACCGATCTGTGGCTTTCCGGTGGAGGCAACAACCAGTCAGCCTTACTTAGGACTCAAGCTGACGTTAGACCCCGTTCAACTCTGCGACATTATTGCTCAAGTCAGACCGATTAAAGATAAAAAAGAGAACTCGGTGAGAGGCTTATTTGTCAATAATGCCGATTTACCGTTAATTGATTGTGCCACCCGACTGACGCAACTGTTGGACGCGCCACAGGATATCCCTTTCTTGGCACCAATGATTATCCGTGAAATCTATTACCGCCTTCTAATCGGTGAACAAAGCGAAGCGGTGCGTCAGATCGCCACATCTGGCAGCACTATGCAGCGAATTGCTGAGGTGCTCAGGCAAATCAACGTTGATTTCACAAAGCCACTGCGAGTTGAGGCCCTAGCTGAGCAGGCTAATATGTCTTCATCGTCATTTCATCGCCACTTTAAAGAGGTCACTTCAATGAGTCCGCTGCAGTACCAAAAACAGCTAAGACTATTGAAAGCGCGTCAGATGATGCTTACTGAGAGTACTGATGCGGCTCAGACGGCCTATCAGATCGGTTATGAAAGTCCCTCGCAGTTTAGCCGTGAATATTCCCGTATGTTTGGTGCGCCACCCAGGAGAGATATTGAAAGATTGAAGAGTTGA
- a CDS encoding DsbA family oxidoreductase: MALKIEITSDFICPWCLVAEARLNCALDQLNPTVKIERIWHPYELNPDMPAAGIDRQTYRSNKFGSWEYSQLLDAKTVQATQNDGIEFRYDLMEVTPNTLKAHRLTGFAAQVGKATEMAERILKAYFTEGQNIAEAEVLANLADEVGLDRKTVRAFLRSDAGTEDVRESERQAMVRGIQGVPSIQIGQEILSGAQSVEAYSTALQNALREKAEVAK, from the coding sequence ATGGCTTTGAAAATAGAGATAACGTCAGACTTTATTTGTCCCTGGTGTTTGGTTGCCGAGGCTAGGCTAAATTGTGCCCTTGACCAGCTCAATCCAACAGTCAAGATCGAACGTATCTGGCATCCCTACGAGCTAAACCCAGACATGCCTGCAGCGGGAATCGATCGCCAAACCTATCGCTCGAATAAGTTTGGCAGTTGGGAGTATTCTCAACTGCTCGATGCAAAAACGGTCCAGGCGACCCAGAACGACGGCATTGAGTTTCGCTATGACCTGATGGAGGTGACACCCAACACGCTAAAGGCACATCGCCTCACAGGATTTGCAGCACAGGTCGGCAAAGCAACTGAAATGGCTGAACGCATTCTGAAGGCATATTTCACAGAAGGACAAAATATTGCTGAAGCTGAGGTCTTAGCAAATCTCGCAGATGAAGTGGGTCTAGATAGAAAAACGGTGAGGGCTTTTCTTCGCTCTGATGCTGGTACTGAAGACGTGCGCGAGTCAGAACGTCAGGCCATGGTTCGCGGTATTCAAGGTGTCCCTAGCATTCAGATTGGACAGGAAATTCTATCGGGTGCTCAGTCTGTTGAGGCATACTCAACCGCCCTACAAAATGCCTTGCGAGAGAAAGCGGAGGTTGCGAAATGA
- a CDS encoding FAD binding domain-containing protein yields the protein MKSTDKRAIIIGGSLSGLFTGILLRSIGWEVDIYERSSHTLASRGGGVVLQPDVLAAFHQAGVAYEAPLGVIANERLYLEQDGSIAQRMMMHQTLTSWNLLYGTMRRHLPTEHYHQGKTLKTFQQEREQVTATFTDDTQDTASLLIGADGPNSTVRSQLLPSYEPSYAGYVAYRGLVDEAELDSVAANLMRERFVFFQFPNSHILQYVIPGENESLIPGERRFNWVWYVNYDEATELASILTDKNGKRRDYSIPPGMMALDVEQQMRSYADQVLAPPFQQLVAATQEPFVQAILDLGVPQMAFDRVALVGDAAFVPRPHTAASVSKGAANAIALTEALTAQNHDVPKALDAWEANQLRLGMHLWKVGQELGERSQFKYGKERHEHSDHEAA from the coding sequence ATGAAATCCACAGATAAACGCGCCATCATCATTGGCGGATCGCTGAGCGGACTATTCACAGGAATCTTGCTGCGCTCAATCGGCTGGGAGGTCGATATCTACGAACGTTCTTCCCATACGCTCGCCAGTCGTGGCGGCGGGGTTGTACTGCAGCCAGACGTACTGGCCGCCTTCCATCAGGCCGGTGTTGCCTATGAAGCTCCACTGGGTGTTATCGCTAACGAGCGGCTCTACCTCGAACAAGACGGTAGCATTGCTCAGCGGATGATGATGCACCAGACGTTGACCTCTTGGAATTTGCTCTACGGTACGATGCGGCGGCATCTCCCGACAGAACATTATCACCAAGGCAAAACGCTGAAGACGTTTCAGCAGGAGAGAGAACAGGTCACGGCTACTTTCACTGACGATACTCAAGATACGGCCAGTTTGTTGATTGGTGCAGATGGTCCTAACTCGACGGTGCGAAGCCAGCTCCTCCCAAGCTATGAGCCGAGCTACGCAGGCTATGTTGCCTATCGTGGCTTGGTGGATGAAGCGGAACTTGACAGCGTAGCGGCAAATCTAATGCGAGAGCGGTTTGTCTTCTTTCAATTTCCCAACTCCCATATTCTTCAATATGTAATTCCAGGGGAAAACGAGTCACTTATTCCTGGAGAGCGTCGTTTTAACTGGGTGTGGTACGTCAACTATGACGAGGCCACTGAACTTGCATCTATCCTCACGGATAAAAACGGTAAGCGCCGCGACTACTCGATTCCGCCGGGAATGATGGCTTTAGACGTTGAGCAGCAGATGCGATCGTATGCGGATCAAGTACTTGCACCGCCTTTTCAGCAGCTTGTGGCTGCAACCCAGGAGCCGTTTGTTCAAGCAATTCTAGATCTGGGCGTGCCGCAAATGGCATTTGATCGTGTTGCCTTGGTTGGGGATGCAGCCTTTGTTCCTCGTCCTCATACGGCAGCTAGTGTTTCTAAAGGGGCAGCCAATGCGATCGCACTCACCGAGGCTCTAACCGCCCAAAATCACGATGTCCCCAAAGCACTAGACGCTTGGGAAGCCAATCAACTGCGATTGGGAATGCATTTATGGAAAGTAGGCCAAGAGCTGGGTGAGCGTTCTCAGTTTAAATACGGCAAGGAGCGGCACGAACATTCAGATCATGAAGCCGCTTGA
- a CDS encoding SDR family NAD(P)-dependent oxidoreductase, whose protein sequence is MVNDATKIALVTGSSRGLGKNTALALAKKGVNVIVTYHSSEAEADRVVAAIAELGREAVALQLDTSSTKNFDAFAVQIKQVLKDKWQTEQFDFLVSNAGIGINQPFLETTEADFDCLMNIQLKGVFFLTQKLLPLIKDGGRIINISSGLARFALPGYSAYAAMKGGIEVLTRYLAKELGERQIAVNTIAPGAIETDFGGGAVRDNQQLNDFVASQTALGRVGVPDDIGGAIASLLSEENRWVNAQRLEVSGGMFI, encoded by the coding sequence ATGGTAAACGACGCAACAAAAATTGCTTTGGTGACAGGATCGAGCCGGGGGCTGGGCAAAAACACTGCTTTAGCACTGGCAAAAAAAGGAGTGAATGTCATCGTCACATATCACAGCAGCGAGGCGGAAGCCGATCGTGTTGTGGCTGCGATCGCAGAACTGGGTCGTGAAGCTGTTGCCCTACAGCTCGACACATCTAGCACGAAAAACTTTGATGCGTTTGCAGTGCAAATCAAACAAGTCCTGAAAGACAAGTGGCAAACAGAGCAGTTTGACTTCTTGGTCAGCAATGCCGGAATTGGCATCAACCAACCCTTTTTAGAGACAACCGAAGCAGACTTTGACTGCCTGATGAATATTCAGTTGAAGGGCGTGTTCTTCTTGACGCAAAAACTGCTGCCGCTGATCAAGGATGGCGGACGGATTATTAATATCTCATCGGGTCTGGCTCGATTTGCGCTACCAGGATATTCTGCCTATGCCGCAATGAAGGGAGGCATCGAGGTGTTGACCCGCTACTTAGCAAAGGAGCTGGGTGAAAGGCAAATTGCCGTCAACACGATCGCTCCTGGTGCCATTGAAACAGATTTCGGCGGCGGCGCAGTGCGTGACAATCAACAGCTCAATGATTTTGTTGCTTCGCAAACGGCTCTGGGCCGCGTGGGTGTGCCGGACGACATTGGAGGTGCGATCGCATCTCTACTCTCCGAAGAAAACCGTTGGGTCAACGCCCAGAGGCTTGAAGTCTCTGGCGGCATGTTTATCTAA
- the nusB gene encoding transcription antitermination factor NusB, with protein MQPRRIARELALLSLSQLPSKPKKLEEQTPQTVMLTAIRALTGEVQDALEMASADLKRGNDLLRDSEFRAVDLKSSQAMVGDAIARTQTAINRLGSAVELPELMQLGDQQEVRDYTIQIVSTCNQYRQEVDELLEASLQDWQLTRLAKVDQNILRIAVVEMVYLALPDRVAINEAVELAKRYSAEEGHRFINGVLRRVTKQLPAAPQQS; from the coding sequence ATGCAACCTCGCCGAATTGCCCGTGAATTGGCTCTACTGAGCCTTAGCCAACTGCCCAGCAAGCCTAAAAAGCTGGAAGAGCAGACGCCCCAGACTGTCATGCTGACGGCTATTCGCGCATTGACAGGAGAGGTGCAGGATGCTTTGGAAATGGCCTCGGCAGATCTAAAGCGTGGCAATGATTTGCTTCGGGATAGTGAGTTTCGTGCGGTTGATTTGAAGAGTTCTCAGGCAATGGTGGGAGATGCGATCGCACGTACTCAAACTGCTATCAATCGCCTTGGTTCAGCCGTGGAGCTACCGGAACTCATGCAGCTGGGTGACCAGCAGGAAGTGCGAGATTACACCATCCAAATTGTCAGCACCTGCAACCAGTACCGCCAAGAGGTCGATGAACTGCTAGAAGCCTCGCTACAGGACTGGCAGCTCACACGCCTTGCAAAAGTAGATCAAAATATCCTTCGGATTGCGGTTGTCGAAATGGTCTACCTAGCGCTGCCGGATCGAGTTGCCATCAACGAAGCTGTGGAGCTAGCCAAACGCTACAGCGCCGAAGAGGGGCATCGATTTATCAACGGTGTGCTGCGGCGCGTCACGAAACAGTTGCCTGCGGCCCCTCAGCAATCTTGA